One window from the genome of Oryctolagus cuniculus chromosome 1, mOryCun1.1, whole genome shotgun sequence encodes:
- the LOC127493005 gene encoding LOW QUALITY PROTEIN: focal adhesion kinase 1 (The sequence of the model RefSeq protein was modified relative to this genomic sequence to represent the inferred CDS: inserted 1 base in 1 codon) has protein sequence MAAAYLDPNLNHTPNPSAKTHLGPGMERSPGAMERVLKVFHYFESNSEPTIWASIIRHGDATDVRGIIQQTVDSHKVKHVACYGFRLSHLRSKEVHWLHVDMGVSSVREXYELAHPPEEWK, from the exons ATGGCAGCTGCTTACCTCGACCCAAACTTGAATCACACACCGAATCCCAGTGCCAAGACTCACCTGGGTCCTGGCATGGAGCGCTCCCCTGGTGCCATGGAGCGAGTATTGAAAGTCTTTCATTACTTTGAAAGCAATAGTGAGCCAACCATCTGGGCCAGTATTATCAGGCATGGAGATGCTACTGATGTCAGGGGCATCATTCAGCAGACAGTGGACAGTCACAAGGTAAAGCACGTGGCCTGCTATGGATTCCGCCTCAGTCACCTGCGGTCCAAGGAGGTTCACTGGCTCCACGTGGACATGGGCGTCTCCAGCGTGAGGG AGTATGAGCTCGCCCACCCCCCAGAGGAGTGGAAGTAA